A genomic region of Dreissena polymorpha isolate Duluth1 chromosome 4, UMN_Dpol_1.0, whole genome shotgun sequence contains the following coding sequences:
- the LOC127879003 gene encoding protein FAM114A2-like has protein sequence MSDSEDDFASADEGEIAGLKPEKGSISPSITDIEKPSAAEEALSQAKGGAKADEGELKPTSTKSVSEKGGKGKKGKRSKAKGKQPAQKSTANENLVNVTSAKVENAPSNDSKDMSSSNKPEADVISSKPKDFETKKYETSTSGSVYEEETSQDTYKERRIEPKSDTDIHSHNPPDNTQNTPEKSDDHKEEPSDGQPDASLLISPSSQSIQRPPLEHTDKEEAVLDKLSGAAAAKKSGWGWGWGSSLLEVASSSVATFTKEVGEGLHTVMETVESTLNVPSPEDLVRKKASSCEDAEVASTEGETETAAETLADSDSESAEKDQPGSQLVSVTEQPGDSEAENQSMASENKSEKNQSSGWFSSWGVSNITKMVGSTSKHLVTGSLDALESLGKKSFEAIKERDPGLKKTRGFLHDRGDKPNLSAVLREAKEQEEKRVKHEKETEEARKAHFGSLFDEFQGLAHLEALEMLSNQCEKRVNTLLGSLPPDMLGKLKPLLLQVKAHCEIGEELEEEEEQEFTILVIDLIKQLNVGVTADKLIKAHDKVVENLQSIESEPKTTDAQVIHQIAISCLAEFTSKSIEQFHKSGELILLSQTQLSDFVKASETLLKLTKVLCTEVSILSTKFTGILNKQESKDEIKINHLVTNIYLEASNSSSYIQDGFQLLLPVLQQVIIEGSVEPDQL, from the exons atgtCTGATTCAGAAGATGATTTTGCCAGTGCTGATGAAGGAGAAATTGCAGGTTTAAAACCTG AAAAAGGCAGTATATCACCATCAATTACTGATATTGAAAAACCAAGTGCGGCTGAAGAGGCCCTTTCTCAAGCGAAAGGGGGAGCTAAAGCAGATGAAGGCGAGCTTAAGCCAACATCAACTAAGTCTGTGAGTGAGAAGGGTGGGAAAGGGAAAAAAGGGAAACGAAGCAAAGCGAAAGGCAAACAACCAGCACAGAAATCCACTGCAAATGAAAATCTAGTCAATGTTACCTCTGCCAAAGTGGAAAATGCTCCTAGCAATGACAGTAAAGATATGAGTAGTTCCAACAAGCCTGAGGCTGATGTGATCTCTTCAAAACCTAAGGATTTTGAAACCAAAAAATATGAAACATCCACAAGTGGTTCTGTTTATGAAGAAGAAACATCTCAGGACACTTATAAAGAACGGAGAATAGAACCAAAGTCAGATACTGATATTCACTCTCACAATCCCCCTGATAATACTCAGAATACACCAGAAAAATCTGATGACCATAAAGAGGAGCCAAGTGACGGGCAACCTGATGCAAGTTTATTGATATCTCCTTCCTCACAAAGTATTCAGAGACCACCTCTTGAACACACTGACAAGGAAGAAGCTGTGTTAGATAAACTGTCTGGAGCAGCCGCTGCAAAGAAG AGTGGCTGGGGGTGGGGCTGGGGATCCTCATTGCTGGAGGTTGCCTCGAGCTCTGTGGCCACATTCACTAAAGAAGTTG GTGAGGGTCTTCACACTGTGATGGAGACTGTAGAGTCAACATTGAATGTCCCCAGTCCAGAGGATCTCGTGCGGAAGAAGGCGTCATCCTGTGAAGATGCTGAAGTTGCCAGCACTGAGGGAGAGACAG AGACTGCAGCAGAAACTCTCGCAGACAGTGACTCAGAATCAGCAGAGAAGGATCAGCCCGGTTCCCAGTTAGTTTCAGTGACAGAGCAACCAGGAGACTCAGAGGCTGAAAACCAATCTATGGCGTCTGAAAACAAGTCAGAAAAAAATCAGTCCAGTGGATGGTTTTCCTCGTGGGGAGTGTCCAATATTACAAAAATGGTGGGAAGCACA AGCAAACACCTTGTCACAGGCAGCTTGGATGCACTCGAATCGCTCGGCAAAAAATCATTCGAGGCAATAAAGGAGAGAGACCCGGGCCTTAAGAAGACACGGGGGTTTCTACATGACAGGGGAGACAAGCCAAATCTGTCCGCTGTACTGCGTGAGGCAAAGGAGCAGGAAGAGAAACGTGTCAAGCATGAGAAAGAAACCGAAGAGGCCCGCAAGGCTCACTTTGGATCTCTTTTTGACGAGTTTCAAG GACTTGCCCATCTGGAGGCTTTGGAGATGCTATCCAACCAGTGTGAGAAGCGTGTGAACACCCTCCTGGGTAGCCTGCCCCCTGACATGCTGGGTAAACTCAAGCCCCTCCTCCTCCAGGTAAAAGCCCATTGTGAAATAGGAGAGGAACTGGAAGAGGAGGAGGAACAGGAGTTTACCATCCTTGTCATTGATCTTATAAAGCAGCTCAATGTGGGTGTTACAGCTGACAAACTTATAAAG GCTCATGACAAAGTTGTGGAGAACCTCCAGTCAATAGAAAGTGAACCCAAGACCACAGATGCACAG GTGATTCATCAGATTGCCATCAGCTGCTTGGCAGAGTTCACTTCAAAAAGCATCGAACAGTTTCACAAGTCAGGGGAGCTTATCTTGCTAAGCCAGACACAGTTGTCTGACTTTGTCAAAGCCAGTGAAACCCTTTTGAA gTTGACCAAGGTCTTGTGTACTGAGGTCAGCATTTTGTCAACTAAGTTCACAGGAATCTTGAATAAACAG gAATCCAAGGATGAGATTAAAATAAATCACCTCGTTACCAACATTTATCTTGAG GCCAGTAACAGCAGCTCATATATACAAGATGGTTTCCAGCTTTTATTGCCTGTTCTACAGCAAGTTATTATTGAGGGAAGTGTGGAACCGGATCAGTTATAG